The Microcebus murinus isolate Inina chromosome 1, M.murinus_Inina_mat1.0, whole genome shotgun sequence genome includes a region encoding these proteins:
- the MANF gene encoding mesencephalic astrocyte-derived neurotrophic factor produces MRLAAQPGFQALRTCGQVQQAPVYRVWEGASPFGSSQWGRVAWSCPSGLRGAWTNRDTACGRARGSPANGELRRAAGDLEAARRGGCGSVGRWQRRRRRMWAAHGLAVALALSVLPGSRALRPDDCEVCISYLGRFYQDLKDRDVTFSPGTIEKELIKFCREARGKENRLCYYIGATDDAATKIINEVSKPLAHHIPVEKICEKLKKKDSQICELKYDKQIDLSTVDLKKLRVKELKKILDDWGESCKGCAEKSDYIRKINELMPKYTPNAASARTDL; encoded by the exons ATGAGGTTGGCTGCCCAGCCAGGCTTCCAGGCCCTGAGGACATGTGGTCAGGTTCAGCAAGCTCCAGTGTATAGAGTGTGGGAGGGAGCTTCTCCTTTTGGAAGCAG CCAATGGGGAAGGGTAGCGTGGAGCTGCCCGTCTGGGCTCCGAGGCGCATGGACCAATAGGGACACGGCGTGTGGGAGGGCGCGGGGGTCTCCCGCCAATGGGGAGCTACGGCGCGCGGCCGGGGACCTGgaggcggcgcggcgcggcgggtGCGGTTCAGTCGGTCGGTGGCAGCGGCGGCGGAGGAGGATGTGGGCTGCGCACGGGCTGGCGGTGGCGCTGGCTCTGAGCGTGCTGCCGGGCAGCCGGGCGCTTCGGCCGGACGACTGCGAAG tttgtatTTCTTATCTGGGAAGATTTTACCAGGACCTCAAAGACAGAGATGTCACATTCTCACCAGGCACTATTGAAAAAGAACTTATAAAGTTCTGCCGTGAAGCAAGAGGCAAAGAGAATCGGTTG TGCTACTACATCGGGGCCACAGACGATGCAGCCACCAAGATCATCAATGAAGTGTCGAAGCCCCTGGCCCACCACATCCCTGTGGAGAAGATCTGTGAGAAGCTCAAGAAGAAGGACAGCCAAATCTGTGAACTAAAGTATG ATAAGCAGATCGACCTGAGCACGGTGGACTTGAAGAAGCTCCGAGTTAAAGAGCTAAAGAAGATCCTGGACGACTGGGGGGAGTCGTGTAAAGGCTGTGCAGAAAAGTCTGACTACATCCGGAAGATCAATGAACTGATGCCTAAATACACCCCCAATGCAGCCAGTGCACGGACTGATTTGTAG